Within the Candidatus Methylomirabilis sp. genome, the region GGGGATGTGCTTGTAGGCCGCCGGCGCCGTCCGGACCCCCGACTCCGGGCCCGCCTCCTGCCAGTGCGTCGGCGGCTTCACGGGGATGAGCTGGGGCGTGCTCAGGATCCGGTCGGCCGCGGCCCGCAGGCCCGGGTCCTCCGTCTGCACGGAGAGGGAGCGGGCGTCGGCCCGCCAGGTCCCCAGGACCGTCGCCGACCCTTGCCTCCGGATGATCCCCTGGGCCACGGCGCGGCTACCCCTTCTTGAGGCCGGGCGGGAGCTTCTCCTTGAGCTTGCCCGGCGAGCTCTTCCGCAGGCCCGGCGGCAGATCCTTCGCGTCCACGCCCCGCCAGGGGCCCCGGTGGCTCGGGCCGCTGTACCAGCCCCCCTCGTGGAAAAAGTAGTACACGCCGCCCACGACGAAGACATCGTACTCGATCCCGGTGGCGATGTAGATGTTCGTGTCCGGAATCAGGATGAGCCGGGGCGCCGCCACCAGGACCGGGGGGCCCATTTTCTTGGCCTGCCCGGGTGGAATCCCGCCGTGCCCGGGCGGGATGCCGCCGCGGCCCGGCGGCCCCCCTGGCACGATCACGCACCCGGCCAGCAGACCGCTCAGCACCCCCGCGATGAGCGCACGACGCATAGGACCCTCCTCATGAGGAGAGCGCATGATCCCCCCCTGGGGTTGAATGAGTATATCACAGAGCCGGCGGCGCGGCCGGCCGGCGGCGCCCTTCCGGCAAAAAAAACGGGTCACGGGGACCCGTGACCCGGAGCGGCGATTCTGGAGCGGGTAGCGGGAATCGAACCCGCATCTAAGGCTTGGGAAGCCTTCGCCCTACCATTGGACGATACCCGCGCGCCGTCCTTTCTAGCACAGGCGAAGCGGGGGTGCAAGGGGCCTCAGCCCTTCCGCTGCTTGCGGCGTGCCCCCATCCGGGCCTCGGCGGCGGCCATCCGCCGCCGGTCCTCCTCATTCTCGGGGATGAGGCCCGGCACGGGGCAGGGCTTCCCCTCCTCGTCCAGGGCCACGTACACCAGGTAGGCGGAGGAGGTATGCCGGATCTCCCCGGTCAGGAGGTCTTCCGTCTCCACCCGCACTCCCACCTCCATCGAGGTGGTCCCCGCGTAGTTGACGGACGCCTTGAAGGTGACCAGGCAGCCGATGGGGACCGGC harbors:
- a CDS encoding acyl-CoA thioesterase, with the translated sequence MTNGQDLRAKPVSASRVVLSTFMNPADANPLGSVHGGVILRLVDEAGGVAAARHARRPTVTVALDSMTFRSPVPIGCLVTFKASVNYAGTTSMEVGVRVETEDLLTGEIRHTSSAYLVYVALDEEGKPCPVPGLIPENEEDRRRMAAAEARMGARRKQRKG